The DNA segment GTGTTTTTTTACGCCACCACATTAACATCAGCCCCACAACCAATCCAGCACAAGAGGCGATCAATAAAACCACAGGTAGCGCCTGCCAACCCAACCACGCGCCTAAGGCTGCCAACAATTTAAAGTCTCCATGCCCCATCCCCTGACGATCAGTCAGTAAAAAATAGAGGTGTTTGATTAACCATGGGAACACATAACCTAATACAGCACCCCATAGAGCGTCATGTAACGATACACTACCCAGGCCTAAGTCATGCACAATCAACCCCAGCCACATTAAAGGTAAGGTTATCAGATCTGGTAGTAACCACGTCTTGAGATCCATCAAGAGTAATAAACATAAACTCCAAATCAATAATACTGTGAGCCATGCCCACAGCGTGTGCCCAATAAAATAAAAATTGACTAAACTTAGCATGGCACAAGCTAACCCTACCAGCATATCACTCGTCAATGAAGAAGTTGTTGATTGTCCTTGTGGGGTTAAGTTATGGGCGTAATAGTTAGCCAAACGATGAATAAATAGACCCATCATAAAACCTATCATCCCTATTACCACTGGCGAGTAGAGAAGTGTAATCATCTCAAGACTTGGCATCCTCTGATTGTTTTGTGACGAACTGAAGAGTTTGTAGGCGTACCATTTTTACCATACGATCCTGCGTTTGAATAATTTCTACTGGATAACCGTCCAACTTCAACGCTGTGCCCGGTTCAGGAATATCTTCTAGGGTTTCTATAATGAGACCATTTAATGTTCTTGGCCCATCTAAATGAAAATGGGTATTTAACTTACGATTTAAATCACGTAAGGAACAGGCCCCATCAACAAGGTAAACACCCTCCTCTTCCTTTGTAAAAAAACTCCCTTGGTAGGGTAATTGACTACTAAATTCCCCTACAATCTCTTCTAAAATATCTTCAACTGACACTAAGCCTTGTAACTCACCATACTCATCAACAACCAAACCCATCTTACGACGATTTTCCTGGAAATTATTTAATTGCGTAAACAAAGGAGTATTCTCAGGAACAAAATAAGGCGACTCGATAATCTCTTTTATTGCCTCCACCGTAATGGATTCATTATGAATTTGATTAAACAATTTACGTACATGGAGCACCCCCAAGACTTGATCTGGATCACCATCATAGATCAGCTGCAATGTATGGTTAGACGTGGATAATTGCTGCTCGATTAAATCAAGCGGGGAAGACAAATCGATTCCTTCAATTTGATTGCGAGGAATCATGACATCTTTTACAGTGATGTCGGTTAAGTTAAATAAGTTCATCAAAATGTGATGATGTTTTTGTGGAATAAAACGACTGCCCTCCAATACCATGACCCTTAACTCTTCTAAAGTCATACTGGTGTGTAAGCTACTTGTTTTAGGTTTAAGACGTGTAATGTTTAACAATCCCTGCACAAATAAGTTAACAAACCAGACGATGGGATAGCACACACGTAATAGTGGGACCAAAATATAGCTCACATGAAAAGCAATTTTTTCGGCAT comes from the Ferrovum sp. PN-J185 genome and includes:
- a CDS encoding prepilin peptidase, with protein sequence MMGLFIHRLANYYAHNLTPQGQSTTSSLTSDMLVGLACAMLSLVNFYFIGHTLWAWLTVLLIWSLCLLLLMDLKTWLLPDLITLPLMWLGLIVHDLGLGSVSLHDALWGAVLGYVFPWLIKHLYFLLTDRQGMGHGDFKLLAALGAWLGWQALPVVLLIASCAGLVVGLMLMWWRKKTLKMAVPFGPFLAFAGVLILFKQGH
- a CDS encoding HlyC/CorC family transporter; its protein translation is MDDIPIGVLLSVLAVLLVLSGFFSMAETSMMALNRFRLKHWVAQGHRGAKLTQELLEHTDRLLGVLLLGNNFINAASAAIVTVLTVRLLGKGEVALTIGTILVTLAILIFSEITPKILGAAYAEKIAFHVSYILVPLLRVCYPIVWFVNLFVQGLLNITRLKPKTSSLHTSMTLEELRVMVLEGSRFIPQKHHHILMNLFNLTDITVKDVMIPRNQIEGIDLSSPLDLIEQQLSTSNHTLQLIYDGDPDQVLGVLHVRKLFNQIHNESITVEAIKEIIESPYFVPENTPLFTQLNNFQENRRKMGLVVDEYGELQGLVSVEDILEEIVGEFSSQLPYQGSFFTKEEEGVYLVDGACSLRDLNRKLNTHFHLDGPRTLNGLIIETLEDIPEPGTALKLDGYPVEIIQTQDRMVKMVRLQTLQFVTKQSEDAKS